From the genome of Nicotiana sylvestris chromosome 2, ASM39365v2, whole genome shotgun sequence, one region includes:
- the LOC104249943 gene encoding uncharacterized protein At4g18490 isoform X1, which yields MAESSKGASSTVKSKKKDPLLDLDMGDDFLKSLKSMSMGDDAMDFDFGPVSKNKKKTFNFDKEDMDFSLDSDFGKISSFNIDMPDLDISSPCKKDRKSRETSKKESNGAGNKKKGDDFNFSFDFELDNFGFGSSQESREKAKNNQEKDSFSFGSSQESREKAKNSQEKECTSKKSGNEGSGSHLNEDIGSLEDRTAQKHSASEAGMNLTIDTHINTDKSHDTTKHSLPSNHTMSNNDTSKLQSVSSEVALEKAKSSLQEKISTSTQEAVCQVEEGTSLISPSESRKDTSSGLQQHVNSVATDDVNKKVLLDSDTDYEKTVLESSSLEDVATSRKNASEKSILESDKHVLETNKDRTETHSNSMYITNAIENKMQDVKIVNEIQNPTSELSTSSLSNGIVAEDLTAEKRRDTGVIRSKFFMPSIKPAAQMQKTTSLTETKASAFGNKRVGSITRSPSDEIISQDNKDDETGSKAGFPPDSRSLPMINPLQTGSQESHQILGITMKGSQSDGEENIRTLIGSLRPNEQKPEQGKSVPEKSKASTKDLFTFSSRVSPPSKSQQTTTSTPCSIAVPRNTTPIPTAKNTLNEGDKTLPIKAARRTLDTSRLKISAKLGAKPEISRTVLQKDMKSSKTVNQHGGFKAILQAKDNNSTERLKQMPANSSIKRKVPETNLDLTILLPSKRLSHSPSESRGSSEGTEKIWHKQVNDHEHSGNGNKTSDYENCQISSRDVPMEMNIKELGRPFEIEDDDNIKKAEALSKDLDDMCSMLRKKQEEAKEVLVRAVVNNNKLLLLNHPIYEEKIHRVQKFAAELMTRYQLAT from the exons ATGGCAGAATCTTCGAAGGGAGCATCTTCGACTGtcaaatcaaagaagaaagatcCATTACTTG ATCTGGATATGGGAGATGACTTTCTTAAGTCATTGAAATCGATGTCTATGGGAGATGATGCGATGGATTTCGACTTTGGGCCTGTAtccaaaaataagaaaaagacatTCAACTTTGACAAAGA GGATATGGATTTCAGCCTTGATAGTGATTTTGGCAAGATATCATCCTTCAACATTGACATGCCAGATCTTGATATCTCTTCCCCATGTAAAAAGGATCGAAAATCAAGGGAGACATCAAAGAAAGAATCCAATGGTGCTGGCAACAAAAAGAAGGGAGATGACTTcaatttttcatttgattttga GTTGGATAATTTCGGTTTTGGGTCAAGCCAGGAGAGTAGAGAAAAGGCAAAGAACAACCAAGAAAAGGATAGCTTCAGTTTTGGGTCAAGCCAGGAGAGTAGAGAAAAGGCAAAGAACAGCCAAGAAAAGGAATGTACTTCTAAGAAAAGTGGTAATGAAGGCTCTGGAAGTCATCTGAATGAAGACATTGGTTCTTTAGAGGACAGGACAGCCCAGAAACACAGTGCATCAGAGGCTGGGATGAATTTAACTATTGATACTCATATTAACACAGATAAAAGTCATGACACCACTAAACATAGTTTACCTTCAAACCATACTATGAGCAATAACGACACTTCAAAGTTGCAATCAGTTAGCAGTGAAGTTGCACTGGAGAAAGCAAAAAGTTCGTTACAGGAAAAAATATCTACCAGCACTCAAGAAGCAGTTTGCCAAGTAGAGGAGGGAACTTCTTTGATATCACCGAGTGAATCAAGGAAGGATACTTCTTCTGGTTTACAGCAACATGTTAATTCTGTGGCTACGGATGACGTCaacaaaaaagtgcttttggactCAGACACAGACTATGAGAAGACAGTTTTAGAAAGTTCATCTTTGGAGGATGTTGCAACATCAAGGAAGAATGCTAGTGAAAAGAGCATCCTTGAAAGCGATAAGCATGTTTTGGAGACCAATAAGGACAGGACTGAGACACATTCCAACAGTATGTACATTACAAATGCTATAGAAAACAAAATGCAAGACGTGAAAATCGTTAACGAGATTCAGAACCCAACTTCTGAGCTTTCTACATCCTCTTTAAGCAA TGGAATAGTAGCTGAAGATTTGACAGCAGAGAAAAGAAGAGACACTGGTGTCATCAGGTCAAAATTTTTTATGCCATCAATTAAACCTGCAGCTCAGATGCAGAAGACAACATCATTGACTGAGACAAAAGCTTCTGCATTTGGTAACAAGAGAGTTGGCTCCATAACACGGAGTCCTTCAGATGAAATAAT ATCTCAAGATAACAAAGATGATGAAACTGGGAGCAAAGCTGGTTTTCCCCCGGACTCTAGATCACTGCCAATGATTAACCCTCTTCAGACAGGAAGTCAGGAGAGCCACCAGATTTTAGGCATTACTAT GAAGGGCTCCCAGTCGGATGGTGAGGAAAACATAAGAACGTTGATTGGTTCTTTGAGGCCAAATGAACAAAAACCAGAACAAGGAAAATCTGTTCCCGAGAAAAGCAAAGCAAGCACTAAAGATCTTTTTACTTTCAG TTCCCGGGTAAGTCCTCCTAGCAAAAGTCAACAGACAACTACGTCCACCCCATGCAGCATTGCTGTACCAAGAAACACGACTCCTATTCCAACTGCAAAGAATACTCTCAACGAAGGAGACAAAACACTGCCTATTAAAGCTGCCAGGAGGACTCTAGACACATCTAGACTGAAAATTTCAGC AAAACTTGGTGCAAAGCCTGAGATATCTCGGACAGTGTTGCAAAAAGATATGAAATCCTCAAAAACTGTGAACCAGCATGGTGGTTTTAAAGCTATTTTACAAGCCAAAGACAATAATAGTACAGAGAGGCTGAAGCAAATGCCTGCTAACTCATCCATCAAGAGGAAAGTACCAGAG ACGAATTTGGATTTGACGATCCTACTTCCGTCAAAGCGTCTTTCGCACTCACCCAGTGAAAGCAG GGGCTCCTCTGAAGGTACAGAAAAGATATGGCACAAACAG GTTAATGATCATGAACATTCTGGAAATGGTAATAAGACGAGTGATTATGAAAATTGCCAAATCTCTTCACGTGATGTTCCTATGGAGATGAACATCAAAGAGTTAGGGCGCCCTTTTGAGATAGAAGATGATGACAACATAAAGAAGGCTGAGGCTCTTTCAAAGGATCTCGATGAT ATGTGCAGCATGCTGAGGAAAAAGCAGGAGGAGGCAAAAGAAGTATTAGTTCGTGCTGTTGTGAACAACAATAAGCTGCTGCTGCTTAACCATCCCATTTATGAAGAGAAGATA CACAGGGTTCAGAAATTCGCTGCTGAGTTGATGACGAGGTACCAACTAGCAACATAG
- the LOC104249943 gene encoding uncharacterized protein At4g18490 isoform X2 — translation MGDDFLKSLKSMSMGDDAMDFDFGPVSKNKKKTFNFDKEDMDFSLDSDFGKISSFNIDMPDLDISSPCKKDRKSRETSKKESNGAGNKKKGDDFNFSFDFELDNFGFGSSQESREKAKNNQEKDSFSFGSSQESREKAKNSQEKECTSKKSGNEGSGSHLNEDIGSLEDRTAQKHSASEAGMNLTIDTHINTDKSHDTTKHSLPSNHTMSNNDTSKLQSVSSEVALEKAKSSLQEKISTSTQEAVCQVEEGTSLISPSESRKDTSSGLQQHVNSVATDDVNKKVLLDSDTDYEKTVLESSSLEDVATSRKNASEKSILESDKHVLETNKDRTETHSNSMYITNAIENKMQDVKIVNEIQNPTSELSTSSLSNGIVAEDLTAEKRRDTGVIRSKFFMPSIKPAAQMQKTTSLTETKASAFGNKRVGSITRSPSDEIISQDNKDDETGSKAGFPPDSRSLPMINPLQTGSQESHQILGITMKGSQSDGEENIRTLIGSLRPNEQKPEQGKSVPEKSKASTKDLFTFSSRVSPPSKSQQTTTSTPCSIAVPRNTTPIPTAKNTLNEGDKTLPIKAARRTLDTSRLKISAKLGAKPEISRTVLQKDMKSSKTVNQHGGFKAILQAKDNNSTERLKQMPANSSIKRKVPETNLDLTILLPSKRLSHSPSESRGSSEGTEKIWHKQVNDHEHSGNGNKTSDYENCQISSRDVPMEMNIKELGRPFEIEDDDNIKKAEALSKDLDDMCSMLRKKQEEAKEVLVRAVVNNNKLLLLNHPIYEEKIHRVQKFAAELMTRYQLAT, via the exons ATGGGAGATGACTTTCTTAAGTCATTGAAATCGATGTCTATGGGAGATGATGCGATGGATTTCGACTTTGGGCCTGTAtccaaaaataagaaaaagacatTCAACTTTGACAAAGA GGATATGGATTTCAGCCTTGATAGTGATTTTGGCAAGATATCATCCTTCAACATTGACATGCCAGATCTTGATATCTCTTCCCCATGTAAAAAGGATCGAAAATCAAGGGAGACATCAAAGAAAGAATCCAATGGTGCTGGCAACAAAAAGAAGGGAGATGACTTcaatttttcatttgattttga GTTGGATAATTTCGGTTTTGGGTCAAGCCAGGAGAGTAGAGAAAAGGCAAAGAACAACCAAGAAAAGGATAGCTTCAGTTTTGGGTCAAGCCAGGAGAGTAGAGAAAAGGCAAAGAACAGCCAAGAAAAGGAATGTACTTCTAAGAAAAGTGGTAATGAAGGCTCTGGAAGTCATCTGAATGAAGACATTGGTTCTTTAGAGGACAGGACAGCCCAGAAACACAGTGCATCAGAGGCTGGGATGAATTTAACTATTGATACTCATATTAACACAGATAAAAGTCATGACACCACTAAACATAGTTTACCTTCAAACCATACTATGAGCAATAACGACACTTCAAAGTTGCAATCAGTTAGCAGTGAAGTTGCACTGGAGAAAGCAAAAAGTTCGTTACAGGAAAAAATATCTACCAGCACTCAAGAAGCAGTTTGCCAAGTAGAGGAGGGAACTTCTTTGATATCACCGAGTGAATCAAGGAAGGATACTTCTTCTGGTTTACAGCAACATGTTAATTCTGTGGCTACGGATGACGTCaacaaaaaagtgcttttggactCAGACACAGACTATGAGAAGACAGTTTTAGAAAGTTCATCTTTGGAGGATGTTGCAACATCAAGGAAGAATGCTAGTGAAAAGAGCATCCTTGAAAGCGATAAGCATGTTTTGGAGACCAATAAGGACAGGACTGAGACACATTCCAACAGTATGTACATTACAAATGCTATAGAAAACAAAATGCAAGACGTGAAAATCGTTAACGAGATTCAGAACCCAACTTCTGAGCTTTCTACATCCTCTTTAAGCAA TGGAATAGTAGCTGAAGATTTGACAGCAGAGAAAAGAAGAGACACTGGTGTCATCAGGTCAAAATTTTTTATGCCATCAATTAAACCTGCAGCTCAGATGCAGAAGACAACATCATTGACTGAGACAAAAGCTTCTGCATTTGGTAACAAGAGAGTTGGCTCCATAACACGGAGTCCTTCAGATGAAATAAT ATCTCAAGATAACAAAGATGATGAAACTGGGAGCAAAGCTGGTTTTCCCCCGGACTCTAGATCACTGCCAATGATTAACCCTCTTCAGACAGGAAGTCAGGAGAGCCACCAGATTTTAGGCATTACTAT GAAGGGCTCCCAGTCGGATGGTGAGGAAAACATAAGAACGTTGATTGGTTCTTTGAGGCCAAATGAACAAAAACCAGAACAAGGAAAATCTGTTCCCGAGAAAAGCAAAGCAAGCACTAAAGATCTTTTTACTTTCAG TTCCCGGGTAAGTCCTCCTAGCAAAAGTCAACAGACAACTACGTCCACCCCATGCAGCATTGCTGTACCAAGAAACACGACTCCTATTCCAACTGCAAAGAATACTCTCAACGAAGGAGACAAAACACTGCCTATTAAAGCTGCCAGGAGGACTCTAGACACATCTAGACTGAAAATTTCAGC AAAACTTGGTGCAAAGCCTGAGATATCTCGGACAGTGTTGCAAAAAGATATGAAATCCTCAAAAACTGTGAACCAGCATGGTGGTTTTAAAGCTATTTTACAAGCCAAAGACAATAATAGTACAGAGAGGCTGAAGCAAATGCCTGCTAACTCATCCATCAAGAGGAAAGTACCAGAG ACGAATTTGGATTTGACGATCCTACTTCCGTCAAAGCGTCTTTCGCACTCACCCAGTGAAAGCAG GGGCTCCTCTGAAGGTACAGAAAAGATATGGCACAAACAG GTTAATGATCATGAACATTCTGGAAATGGTAATAAGACGAGTGATTATGAAAATTGCCAAATCTCTTCACGTGATGTTCCTATGGAGATGAACATCAAAGAGTTAGGGCGCCCTTTTGAGATAGAAGATGATGACAACATAAAGAAGGCTGAGGCTCTTTCAAAGGATCTCGATGAT ATGTGCAGCATGCTGAGGAAAAAGCAGGAGGAGGCAAAAGAAGTATTAGTTCGTGCTGTTGTGAACAACAATAAGCTGCTGCTGCTTAACCATCCCATTTATGAAGAGAAGATA CACAGGGTTCAGAAATTCGCTGCTGAGTTGATGACGAGGTACCAACTAGCAACATAG
- the LOC104249943 gene encoding uncharacterized protein At4g18490 isoform X3, producing MAESSKGASSTVKSKKKDPLLDLDMGDDFLKSLKSMSMGDDAMDFDFGPVSKNKKKTFNFDKEDMDFSLDSDFGKISSFNIDMPDLDISSPCKKDRKSRETSKKESNGAGNKKKGDDFNFSFDFELDNFGFGSSQESREKAKNNQEKDSFSFGSSQESREKAKNSQEKECTSKKSGNEGSGSHLNEDIGSLEDRTAQKHSASEAGMNLTIDTHINTDKSHDTTKHSLPSNHTMSNNDTSKLQSVSSEVALEKAKSSLQEKISTSTQEAVCQVEEGTSLISPSESRKDTSSGLQQHVNSVATDDVNKKVLLDSDTDYEKTVLESSSLEDVATSRKNASEKSILESDKHVLETNKDRTETHSNSMYITNAIENKMQDVKIVNEIQNPTSELSTSSLSNGIVAEDLTAEKRRDTGVIRSKFFMPSIKPAAQMQKTTSLTETKASAFGNKRVGSITRSPSDEIISQDNKDDETGSKAGFPPDSRSLPMINPLQTGSQESHQILGITMKGSQSDGEENIRTLIGSLRPNEQKPEQGKSVPEKSKASTKDLFTFSSRVSPPSKSQQTTTSTPCSIAVPRNTTPIPTAKNTLNEGDKTLPIKAARRTLDTSRLKISAKLGAKPEISRTVLQKDMKSSKTVNQHGGFKAILQAKDNNSTERLKQMPANSSIKRKVPETNLDLTILLPSKRLSHSPSESRGSSEGTEKIWHKQVNDHEHSGNGNKTSDYENCQISSRDVPMEMNIKELGRPFEIEDDDNIKKAEALSKDLDDVRSASSLFLVFPCFLLAGVVSFQIL from the exons ATGGCAGAATCTTCGAAGGGAGCATCTTCGACTGtcaaatcaaagaagaaagatcCATTACTTG ATCTGGATATGGGAGATGACTTTCTTAAGTCATTGAAATCGATGTCTATGGGAGATGATGCGATGGATTTCGACTTTGGGCCTGTAtccaaaaataagaaaaagacatTCAACTTTGACAAAGA GGATATGGATTTCAGCCTTGATAGTGATTTTGGCAAGATATCATCCTTCAACATTGACATGCCAGATCTTGATATCTCTTCCCCATGTAAAAAGGATCGAAAATCAAGGGAGACATCAAAGAAAGAATCCAATGGTGCTGGCAACAAAAAGAAGGGAGATGACTTcaatttttcatttgattttga GTTGGATAATTTCGGTTTTGGGTCAAGCCAGGAGAGTAGAGAAAAGGCAAAGAACAACCAAGAAAAGGATAGCTTCAGTTTTGGGTCAAGCCAGGAGAGTAGAGAAAAGGCAAAGAACAGCCAAGAAAAGGAATGTACTTCTAAGAAAAGTGGTAATGAAGGCTCTGGAAGTCATCTGAATGAAGACATTGGTTCTTTAGAGGACAGGACAGCCCAGAAACACAGTGCATCAGAGGCTGGGATGAATTTAACTATTGATACTCATATTAACACAGATAAAAGTCATGACACCACTAAACATAGTTTACCTTCAAACCATACTATGAGCAATAACGACACTTCAAAGTTGCAATCAGTTAGCAGTGAAGTTGCACTGGAGAAAGCAAAAAGTTCGTTACAGGAAAAAATATCTACCAGCACTCAAGAAGCAGTTTGCCAAGTAGAGGAGGGAACTTCTTTGATATCACCGAGTGAATCAAGGAAGGATACTTCTTCTGGTTTACAGCAACATGTTAATTCTGTGGCTACGGATGACGTCaacaaaaaagtgcttttggactCAGACACAGACTATGAGAAGACAGTTTTAGAAAGTTCATCTTTGGAGGATGTTGCAACATCAAGGAAGAATGCTAGTGAAAAGAGCATCCTTGAAAGCGATAAGCATGTTTTGGAGACCAATAAGGACAGGACTGAGACACATTCCAACAGTATGTACATTACAAATGCTATAGAAAACAAAATGCAAGACGTGAAAATCGTTAACGAGATTCAGAACCCAACTTCTGAGCTTTCTACATCCTCTTTAAGCAA TGGAATAGTAGCTGAAGATTTGACAGCAGAGAAAAGAAGAGACACTGGTGTCATCAGGTCAAAATTTTTTATGCCATCAATTAAACCTGCAGCTCAGATGCAGAAGACAACATCATTGACTGAGACAAAAGCTTCTGCATTTGGTAACAAGAGAGTTGGCTCCATAACACGGAGTCCTTCAGATGAAATAAT ATCTCAAGATAACAAAGATGATGAAACTGGGAGCAAAGCTGGTTTTCCCCCGGACTCTAGATCACTGCCAATGATTAACCCTCTTCAGACAGGAAGTCAGGAGAGCCACCAGATTTTAGGCATTACTAT GAAGGGCTCCCAGTCGGATGGTGAGGAAAACATAAGAACGTTGATTGGTTCTTTGAGGCCAAATGAACAAAAACCAGAACAAGGAAAATCTGTTCCCGAGAAAAGCAAAGCAAGCACTAAAGATCTTTTTACTTTCAG TTCCCGGGTAAGTCCTCCTAGCAAAAGTCAACAGACAACTACGTCCACCCCATGCAGCATTGCTGTACCAAGAAACACGACTCCTATTCCAACTGCAAAGAATACTCTCAACGAAGGAGACAAAACACTGCCTATTAAAGCTGCCAGGAGGACTCTAGACACATCTAGACTGAAAATTTCAGC AAAACTTGGTGCAAAGCCTGAGATATCTCGGACAGTGTTGCAAAAAGATATGAAATCCTCAAAAACTGTGAACCAGCATGGTGGTTTTAAAGCTATTTTACAAGCCAAAGACAATAATAGTACAGAGAGGCTGAAGCAAATGCCTGCTAACTCATCCATCAAGAGGAAAGTACCAGAG ACGAATTTGGATTTGACGATCCTACTTCCGTCAAAGCGTCTTTCGCACTCACCCAGTGAAAGCAG GGGCTCCTCTGAAGGTACAGAAAAGATATGGCACAAACAG GTTAATGATCATGAACATTCTGGAAATGGTAATAAGACGAGTGATTATGAAAATTGCCAAATCTCTTCACGTGATGTTCCTATGGAGATGAACATCAAAGAGTTAGGGCGCCCTTTTGAGATAGAAGATGATGACAACATAAAGAAGGCTGAGGCTCTTTCAAAGGATCTCGATGATGTACGGAGTGCTTCCTCGCTATTTTTGGTTTTTCCTTGTTTTCTGCTTGCTGGTGTAGTATCTTTTCAGATATTATGA